Proteins encoded in a region of the Mercenaria mercenaria strain notata chromosome 1, MADL_Memer_1, whole genome shotgun sequence genome:
- the LOC123537567 gene encoding uncharacterized protein LOC123537567 isoform X2, whose product MATVENEYYLRSVLLISDGGSYITKKIVHRELPKYGCNLDALLSSNTKKIENEFKKNRKQIEKLFPASGQTDLNTWDIQMLTGIILVLFRSNLEPEEKSQIREIRYVRHELAHSPSAALYEDDYKDVKERLAFAITTLACRFETSVQDHCKELISKYESCSLDVTASLERLKEKQHTDELFEKILEKIKQLDEKLSKDIEESTSQICQTITDTSQETADKIDAVEGGIRTAVANTEQTLSSQIQIAKAAVLEELNRKRQIQPFERIRSIVNSKLTFSGEEEVVDLADKLTLTVINAALKRTQGSTEMERIRRAVDDILEEFDKLEGVKVLSAEPQCIIVGFHCDNYKSLYDLLTYIASQSYQIRLSVIAEAVSSYLHKPLTLHSDMTSACVHSILDEMGTTHSIKRRSILLPIQCDTIEGLENVMKIFESDVLSKKLDKLSDALSEELAGKVSVDAELNEFYIKEDKEIEHTSQQKENDLPIEEHKSLDDECFGDGKELSEDHSYKKERQSLLREQKGLPTQHKNESAKDTSSQERKLIVAAIDVGTTFNYLRVFLRNRLRQRSPQDIHIRRLEECLGNFLFENSNRGSL is encoded by the exons ATGGCAACAGTAGAAAATGAATATTATCTACGATCTGTTTTGCTGATTTCTGATGGCGGATCCTACATAACAAAGAAAATAGTACACAGAGAGCTTCCGAAGTATGGTTGCAATTTAGACGCACTTCTTTCCtctaatacaaagaaaattgaaaacgaattcaaaaagaatagaaaacaaatagaaaaactgTTTCCAGCTTCCGGACAAACAGATCTTAACACGTGGGACATTCAAATGTTAACTGGTATTATACTGGTTTTGTTTCGCTCGAATCTGGAGCCTGAAGAGAAAAGCCAAATAAGAGAAATTAGATATGTACGGCATGAGTTAGCACATAGTCCTTCCGCGGCTTTGTATGAAGATGACTACAAAGACGTCAAAGAGAGACTTGCTTTTGCTATAACGACACTTGCTTGTAGATTCGAGACGAGTGTCCAAGACCATTGCAAAGAACTTATCTCGAAGTATGAGTCGTGTTCTTTGGATGTTACAGCGTCATTAGAACGCCTGAAAGAGAAGCAACACACTGATGAGTTATTTGAAAAGATCTTAGAGAAAATTAAGCAGTTAGACGAAAAATTGTCAAAAGATATCGAAGAGTCAACGTCGCAGATATGTCAAACTATTACCGATACAAGTCAGGAAACAGCAGACAAAATTGATGCAGTTGAAGGGGGTATTCGTACTGCAGTTGCAAATACGGAGCAAACATTATCAAGTCAAATCCAAATTGCCAAAGCAG cTGTTTTAGAAGAACTAAACAGAAAGCGCCAGATACAACCATTTGAAAGAATTAGATCAA TTGTTAATTCAAAGCTGACATTTAGCGGTGAAGAAGAAGTAGTTGACCTGGCCGATAAATTAACCCTAACTGTAATAAATGCAGCCTTAAAACGGACACAAGGTTCGACGGAGATGGAAAGAATTAGGAGGGCTGTTGATGATATTCTAGAAGAATTTGACAAATTAGAGGGGGTTAAAGTCTTATCTGCAGAGCCGCAGTGTATCATTGTAGGCTTTCATTGTGACAATTACAAAAGTCTGTATGATCTTCTGACGTACATCGCAAGTCAGTCTTATCAAATACGGCTTAGTGTTATAGCGGAAGCAGTGAGTTCTTACTTACACAAGCCACTGACTTTGCATTCAGACATGACATCAGCATGTGTGCATAGTATATTGGATGAAATGG GAACGACCCACAGCATAAAACGGAGGTCAATTCTGCTGCCTATTCAGTGCGATACGATTGAAGGACTGGAAAATGTGATGAAGATCTTTGAAAGTGATGTGCTATCAAAAAAGCTTGACAAGTTATCTGATGCGTTGTCAGAAGAGCTAGCAGGAAAAGTTTCTGTTGATGCGgaattaaatgaattttatataaaggaaGACAAAG AAATAGAGCATACAAGCCAACAAAAAGAAAACGACTTGCCCATTGAAGAACATAAAAGTTTGGATGATGAGTGCTTTGGTGACGGCAAAGAGTTGTCCGAAGAtcattcatataaaaaagaaagacaGAGCTTATTGAGGGAACAAAAAGGTTTGCCTACACAACATAAAAATGAATCTGCTAAAGACACATCTTCACAGGAAAGGAAGTTAATAGTTGCAGCGATAGATGTTGGAACAACCTTTAACTACTTACGCGTATTCTTACGGAACCGACTACGACAGAGATCACCTCAAG atatacacaTACGACGACTGGAAGAATGCCTTGGGAATTTCCTCTTCGAAAACTCCAACCGTGGTTCTCTTTGA
- the LOC123537567 gene encoding uncharacterized protein LOC123537567 isoform X1, translating to MATVENEYYLRSVLLISDGGSYITKKIVHRELPKYGCNLDALLSSNTKKIENEFKKNRKQIEKLFPASGQTDLNTWDIQMLTGIILVLFRSNLEPEEKSQIREIRYVRHELAHSPSAALYEDDYKDVKERLAFAITTLACRFETSVQDHCKELISKYESCSLDVTASLERLKEKQHTDELFEKILEKIKQLDEKLSKDIEESTSQICQTITDTSQETADKIDAVEGGIRTAVANTEQTLSSQIQIAKADLKSDIITENQRLLLAVLEELNRKRQIQPFERIRSIVNSKLTFSGEEEVVDLADKLTLTVINAALKRTQGSTEMERIRRAVDDILEEFDKLEGVKVLSAEPQCIIVGFHCDNYKSLYDLLTYIASQSYQIRLSVIAEAVSSYLHKPLTLHSDMTSACVHSILDEMGTTHSIKRRSILLPIQCDTIEGLENVMKIFESDVLSKKLDKLSDALSEELAGKVSVDAELNEFYIKEDKEIEHTSQQKENDLPIEEHKSLDDECFGDGKELSEDHSYKKERQSLLREQKGLPTQHKNESAKDTSSQERKLIVAAIDVGTTFNYLRVFLRNRLRQRSPQDIHIRRLEECLGNFLFENSNRGSL from the exons ATGGCAACAGTAGAAAATGAATATTATCTACGATCTGTTTTGCTGATTTCTGATGGCGGATCCTACATAACAAAGAAAATAGTACACAGAGAGCTTCCGAAGTATGGTTGCAATTTAGACGCACTTCTTTCCtctaatacaaagaaaattgaaaacgaattcaaaaagaatagaaaacaaatagaaaaactgTTTCCAGCTTCCGGACAAACAGATCTTAACACGTGGGACATTCAAATGTTAACTGGTATTATACTGGTTTTGTTTCGCTCGAATCTGGAGCCTGAAGAGAAAAGCCAAATAAGAGAAATTAGATATGTACGGCATGAGTTAGCACATAGTCCTTCCGCGGCTTTGTATGAAGATGACTACAAAGACGTCAAAGAGAGACTTGCTTTTGCTATAACGACACTTGCTTGTAGATTCGAGACGAGTGTCCAAGACCATTGCAAAGAACTTATCTCGAAGTATGAGTCGTGTTCTTTGGATGTTACAGCGTCATTAGAACGCCTGAAAGAGAAGCAACACACTGATGAGTTATTTGAAAAGATCTTAGAGAAAATTAAGCAGTTAGACGAAAAATTGTCAAAAGATATCGAAGAGTCAACGTCGCAGATATGTCAAACTATTACCGATACAAGTCAGGAAACAGCAGACAAAATTGATGCAGTTGAAGGGGGTATTCGTACTGCAGTTGCAAATACGGAGCAAACATTATCAAGTCAAATCCAAATTGCCAAAGCAG atttgaaaAGTGATATAATAACAGAAAACCAAAGGCTTCTATTAG cTGTTTTAGAAGAACTAAACAGAAAGCGCCAGATACAACCATTTGAAAGAATTAGATCAA TTGTTAATTCAAAGCTGACATTTAGCGGTGAAGAAGAAGTAGTTGACCTGGCCGATAAATTAACCCTAACTGTAATAAATGCAGCCTTAAAACGGACACAAGGTTCGACGGAGATGGAAAGAATTAGGAGGGCTGTTGATGATATTCTAGAAGAATTTGACAAATTAGAGGGGGTTAAAGTCTTATCTGCAGAGCCGCAGTGTATCATTGTAGGCTTTCATTGTGACAATTACAAAAGTCTGTATGATCTTCTGACGTACATCGCAAGTCAGTCTTATCAAATACGGCTTAGTGTTATAGCGGAAGCAGTGAGTTCTTACTTACACAAGCCACTGACTTTGCATTCAGACATGACATCAGCATGTGTGCATAGTATATTGGATGAAATGG GAACGACCCACAGCATAAAACGGAGGTCAATTCTGCTGCCTATTCAGTGCGATACGATTGAAGGACTGGAAAATGTGATGAAGATCTTTGAAAGTGATGTGCTATCAAAAAAGCTTGACAAGTTATCTGATGCGTTGTCAGAAGAGCTAGCAGGAAAAGTTTCTGTTGATGCGgaattaaatgaattttatataaaggaaGACAAAG AAATAGAGCATACAAGCCAACAAAAAGAAAACGACTTGCCCATTGAAGAACATAAAAGTTTGGATGATGAGTGCTTTGGTGACGGCAAAGAGTTGTCCGAAGAtcattcatataaaaaagaaagacaGAGCTTATTGAGGGAACAAAAAGGTTTGCCTACACAACATAAAAATGAATCTGCTAAAGACACATCTTCACAGGAAAGGAAGTTAATAGTTGCAGCGATAGATGTTGGAACAACCTTTAACTACTTACGCGTATTCTTACGGAACCGACTACGACAGAGATCACCTCAAG atatacacaTACGACGACTGGAAGAATGCCTTGGGAATTTCCTCTTCGAAAACTCCAACCGTGGTTCTCTTTGA